Below is a window of Streptomyces sp. WMMB303 DNA.
CGCCCGAAGGACGACTTCGCCGCGTGGGCGCCCCGTGGAGAGTCGGCGTCGGGGGTCAGGTCCTGGCCACCGCGTGCGGGGCACGTTCCGAGGAGGAGCCCGGCGACGGCTCTCCGGCGTCGGCTCCCAGTGCCACGATGCGGTTGTCCGCGTCCACGTGCACCACACGCGGTTGCAGGGAGCGGGCCTCGGCGTCGTCGACCTGCGCGTAGCTGATCAGGATGACCAGGTCGCCGGGGTGCACCAGATGGGCGGCGGCACCGTTGATGCCGATGACACCCGAGCCCGGTTCGCCCTCGATGACGTAGGTCTCCAGCCGGGAGCCGTTGGTGATGTCGACGATGTGGACCAGTTCCCCGGGGAGCAGGTCGGCGGCGGACATCAGCTCCGCGTCGATCGTGACCGAGCCGACGTAGTGCAGGTCGGCCTGGGTCACGGTGGCGCGGTGGATCTTGGACTTGAACATCGTGCGCAGCATGGCGTCACTCCAGGATGTGTGCTCCCTGCCCGCAGTGCCGCAGGTCAAGGGCGTTCCGTGGTCGAGTCGGGTTCAGGGTACTACGCGGTAGGGGCAGAGCGCCCGGCCGCGCAGCGCCCGACGGCGGCAGCGCCCCACGGCGGGAGGGCCCTGCTGGGACCTACGCCGACTCCCGGACCACCAGCTCCGGAGCGAAGATCTCGGAGGCCGGTTCGGTGCGGTCGCCGCGGATGTGCTCGTCCAGCAGGCGGGCCATCGCGGCGGCCATCTGCTCGACGGGCTGGCGCACGGTGGTCAGCGGGGGTCGGCAGGTGGCGGCGGCGCTGGAGTCGTCGAGGCCGACGACCGCGACGTCCCGCGGGATGCGCCGGCCCCGCTCCCGCAGCACCTCGCAGGCGCCCTGGGCCATCAGGTCGTTCGCGGCGAACACCCCGTCCAGGTCGGGGTGCTCGTCCAGCAGGGCCGCCATGGCCGTTCTGCCGCTGTCGAGCGTGAAGGCGCCCTCGGCCACCGGCACG
It encodes the following:
- the panD gene encoding aspartate 1-decarboxylase codes for the protein MLRTMFKSKIHRATVTQADLHYVGSVTIDAELMSAADLLPGELVHIVDITNGSRLETYVIEGEPGSGVIGINGAAAHLVHPGDLVILISYAQVDDAEARSLQPRVVHVDADNRIVALGADAGEPSPGSSSERAPHAVART